A genomic stretch from Ureibacillus composti includes:
- a CDS encoding TIGR03571 family LLM class oxidoreductase codes for MSFQNHRAYNSMYQKDKMTLGFILPTARMSKNPIMENQLELARKIEEYGFASLWLRDITMQNLNIDDNGQKYDLWIYLTYLAAYTKHIALVTGSVVLPLRHPVRVAKEAASIDQLFPGRLIMGVASGDREKDFTALGISKQESGPLFKENFEILDRLLKEDQPTIHSHTGLIDGTDMRLIPKPVSSIPTMVTGFSNQSINWIARNGDGWLQYPRSIIQQAQLIQDYRTLTEVHAPGEFKPFSQSLFINLLENPDEIPVPIPLGYSVGRNRLVDLLHQFQAIGVNHLAFALYFSKRPPEEVIQELGEFVLPYFPTHKDTGQL; via the coding sequence GTGAGTTTTCAAAATCATCGTGCCTATAACAGCATGTATCAGAAAGACAAAATGACACTCGGATTTATCCTGCCAACTGCCAGGATGTCTAAAAATCCGATTATGGAAAATCAACTGGAGCTTGCCCGTAAAATTGAGGAATATGGCTTTGCTTCATTATGGCTCCGTGATATTACGATGCAGAATTTGAATATTGATGATAACGGCCAAAAGTACGATTTATGGATTTATTTGACGTACCTTGCTGCCTATACCAAGCACATTGCGTTAGTGACAGGAAGTGTAGTACTCCCTTTGCGCCACCCCGTCCGGGTAGCCAAGGAAGCTGCATCAATCGATCAATTGTTTCCAGGCCGATTGATTATGGGAGTAGCATCAGGGGACAGAGAAAAGGACTTTACAGCTTTAGGGATATCTAAGCAAGAAAGCGGTCCGTTGTTTAAAGAAAATTTTGAAATTCTCGATCGGCTGTTAAAAGAGGATCAGCCGACAATCCACAGCCACACCGGGCTGATAGACGGTACAGATATGAGGTTAATCCCAAAGCCTGTATCTTCGATTCCGACCATGGTGACTGGATTTAGCAATCAGTCTATCAATTGGATAGCCAGGAATGGGGATGGGTGGCTTCAATACCCAAGAAGCATTATTCAACAGGCGCAGCTTATCCAGGATTATCGTACTTTGACTGAAGTTCATGCTCCAGGAGAATTTAAACCCTTCTCTCAAAGCTTGTTTATTAATTTATTGGAAAATCCCGATGAAATTCCTGTCCCCATACCCTTAGGCTATTCCGTGGGAAGAAACCGTTTAGTTGATCTACTTCATCAATTTCAAGCAATTGGGGTCAACCATTTGGCGTTTGCTCTTTATTTTTCCAAGCGCCCTCCGGAGGAAGTAATCCAGGAACTAGGAGAATTTGTTTTACCCTACTTTCCAACCCATAAAGATACAGGCCAGCTTTAA
- a CDS encoding helix-turn-helix domain-containing protein: protein MEINYKEKTFFTSKDLALSVIGGRWKIAIIWCLLQHSPLRLSEIQKYLSDVNQRMLIRQLRELEEDQIITRVVYPVVPPKVEYQLSEIGLRLEPVVNSICDWGDNFREFLEEDSNKKSVE, encoded by the coding sequence TTTTTTCACTAGCAAAGATTTGGCTTTATCCGTTATAGGTGGAAGATGGAAAATAGCCATTATATGGTGTTTGCTCCAACATTCTCCATTAAGGTTAAGTGAAATACAAAAATACCTATCCGATGTAAATCAACGTATGTTAATTAGACAATTAAGGGAATTAGAAGAAGATCAAATCATTACTAGAGTTGTATACCCGGTTGTACCACCTAAAGTAGAGTATCAACTTAGTGAAATTGGTTTACGCCTAGAACCAGTTGTAAATTCCATCTGTGATTGGGGAGATAATTTTAGAGAATTTTTAGAAGAAGATTCTAATAAAAAATCAGTTGAATAA
- a CDS encoding LLM class flavin-dependent oxidoreductase, producing MPENNTKQITDIPFSVLDLSPISDGSTPADSFRNTLELARLAEKLGYNRYWLAEHHNMPFIASSATSVVISHVAAGTSKIRVGSGGIMLPNHAPLVIAEQFGTLESLYPGRIDLGLGRAPGTDQLTARALRRDLRSSGEDFPEQLAELRNYFDPSLAQGYSHVKAIPGEGLNIPIWLLGSSGYSAQLAGELGLPFAFASHFSPHNTLPAIQLYRRSFKPSKVLDKPHAMVGLNIIAADTDQEAEWLATTLQQQFLNLMRGKEIPLQPPVDNINDIASDYEIAALENQLGTSIVGSPQTVKEKLEKFLDESQADEIMAIAQVYDHKARLHSYEILAEITQLK from the coding sequence ATGCCTGAAAATAATACAAAACAAATTACGGATATTCCATTCTCGGTCCTGGATCTCTCTCCAATTTCAGATGGAAGTACGCCGGCTGATTCTTTTCGCAATACTTTGGAGTTGGCCCGGCTCGCTGAAAAGCTGGGGTATAACCGATATTGGCTGGCTGAGCATCATAATATGCCATTTATCGCAAGCTCTGCAACATCGGTAGTGATTTCCCATGTTGCAGCAGGTACATCAAAAATCCGGGTAGGTTCAGGCGGCATTATGCTGCCGAATCATGCACCTCTTGTTATTGCTGAGCAATTTGGTACTCTGGAATCATTATATCCAGGACGTATTGATCTTGGCCTGGGCCGTGCACCAGGCACTGATCAACTTACAGCACGTGCATTAAGACGTGACTTGAGGAGTTCAGGAGAAGATTTCCCTGAGCAGCTGGCTGAGCTCCGGAATTACTTTGATCCTTCCCTGGCACAAGGATATAGTCATGTTAAAGCAATTCCGGGTGAGGGATTAAACATACCTATTTGGCTGTTAGGTTCAAGCGGATACAGTGCCCAGCTGGCAGGAGAGCTTGGCCTGCCGTTTGCATTTGCTAGCCATTTCTCGCCGCATAACACACTGCCGGCTATACAGCTGTATCGCCGTTCGTTTAAGCCTTCTAAAGTATTGGACAAGCCGCATGCAATGGTAGGGCTAAACATCATTGCGGCCGACACAGACCAAGAAGCTGAGTGGCTTGCTACAACATTGCAGCAGCAGTTCTTGAATTTGATGCGCGGGAAGGAAATCCCATTGCAGCCGCCAGTGGATAATATTAATGACATAGCGAGCGATTATGAAATAGCTGCCCTTGAGAATCAATTAGGAACTTCGATTGTCGGCAGTCCTCAAACTGTAAAAGAAAAGCTGGAAAAGTTTCTGGATGAAAGTCAAGCCGATGAAATCATGGCAATCGCCCAGGTTTACGATCATAAGGCCCGTCTCCATTCCTATGAAATATTGGCAGAAATTACTCAGCTAAAATAG
- a CDS encoding metalloregulator ArsR/SmtB family transcription factor: MINDEQAVEIFKALSNQIRVNILQMLKEPDNNFSPQAHVIKENGFDGGVCVSDIRNKIGLSQGTTSQYLSILLQSGLVEMKRIGQWTYYRRNVETIKQFEKYIGLKI; the protein is encoded by the coding sequence ATGATAAATGACGAACAGGCAGTTGAAATTTTCAAGGCTCTGTCAAATCAAATACGAGTAAATATTCTGCAAATGTTGAAAGAACCTGATAATAATTTTTCCCCGCAGGCCCATGTCATCAAAGAAAACGGCTTTGATGGCGGGGTTTGTGTTAGTGATATTCGCAACAAAATAGGACTATCACAGGGAACTACCTCCCAGTATTTGTCTATCCTATTGCAAAGTGGGCTGGTGGAAATGAAACGAATCGGACAATGGACTTATTATCGACGTAATGTGGAAACCATTAAACAGTTTGAAAAGTATATAGGCTTAAAAATATAA